The Maylandia zebra isolate NMK-2024a linkage group LG7, Mzebra_GT3a, whole genome shotgun sequence genome contains a region encoding:
- the ankrd34c gene encoding ankyrin repeat domain-containing protein 34C: MADILELRTDGNSLLKAVWLRRLRLTRLLLEGGAYINESNERGETPLMVACMSTHTDQQSVSKAKLVKYLLDNQADPNIQDKGGRTALMHACIHKAGHKVVDHLLSNGADPSLEDRSGASALVYAINADDKETLKLLLDACKAKGKEVIIITTDKSPSGTKTTKQYLNVPPSPELVERSSPAYCTSPSDINVTASPSPEQEQQNTVFSFQTKLKTSSSASKLANGPTSPTRRPANPKRARLPQLKRLQSEPWGLIAPSVLAAAAAAAHDESKKASSDEDVVAGVNGLSLSKRSALSRQNSVDGKDSLFPLVGEQPCKMTTSLSVPPTSKPSYERTLGQHQPLARRSTVPTEQESSSCSSGLASLRDTMHRRHLGNDHYDSDSQLYSDSAMLDSPKVPVERRKLNTSPLVMLTSSRESLDSNASTSSPSTARRRAPGLLERRGSGTLLLDHISHTRPGHLPPLNINPNPPIPDIGASNKPSSPLATGIRSIAPVAPNTPKRGGLKLKKKLVRRHSMQVEQMKQLSDFEEH; this comes from the coding sequence ATGGCAGATATTCTGGAACTGCGGACAGATGGAAACTCACTCCTGAAGGCAGTGTGGCTCAGACGCTTGAGACTCACCAGGCTCTTGTTGGAAGGAGGTGCCTACATCAACGAGAGCAATGAACGTGGGGAAACACCTCTCATGGTGGCCTGCATGTCCACACACACCGACCAGCAGAGTGTAAGTAAGGCAAAGCTCGTAAAATATCTGCTGGACAACCAAGCGGACCCCAACATACAGGACAAAGGAGGTCGGACAGCTTTAATGCACGCCTGCATTCACAAGGCTGGACACAAAGTGGTGGATCACCTACTTAGCAACGGTGCTGATCCCAGCCTGGAAGACAGGAGCGGGGCCTCAGCGCTGGTCTATGCCATAAACGCAGATGACAAAGAGACACTTAAACTGCTCTTGGATGCATGCAAAGCTAAAGGCAAGGAGGTGATCATAATCACCACAGACAAGTCACCATCTGGCACTAAGACTACCAAACAGTATCTAAATGTCCCTCCATCACCAGAGCTGGTTGAGAGATCTTCCCCGGCGTACTGCACTTCTCCCTCTGATATTAACGTCACAGCATCGCCCTCACCTGAGCAAGAGCAACAAAACACAGTCTTCAGTTTCCAGACAAAGCTAAAAACCTCCAGCTCAGCTTCGAAACTTGCCAATGGGCCCACGTCGCCGACGCGGCGGCCTGCAAACCCCAAACGTGCACGTTTGCCTCAGCTGAAGCGGCTGCAATCAGAGCCTTGGGGGTTGATTGCACCCTCTGTCctggctgctgctgccgccgccGCCCATGATGAGAGTAAGAAAGCTAGTTCTGATGAGGATGTTGTTGCAGGGGTAAACGGACTCTCTCTGAGTAAGAGGTCGGCTTTATCTCGACAGAACAGTGTAGATGGGAAGGACAGCTTATTCCCACTAGTGGGAGAACAGCCCTGCAAAATGACCACCTCATTATCAGTTCCTCCAACATCTAAACCATCATATGAGAGAACGCTAGGCCAACACCAGCCACTGGCACGGCGCAGCACGGTGCCTACAGAGCAGgagagcagcagctgcagcagtggACTAGCCAGTCTGAGAGACACAATGCATAGGAGACACCTGGGGAATGATCACTATGACTCAGACTCACAGCTCTATTCAGACTCTGCCATGTTAGATTCTCCTAAGGTCCCGGTGGAGCGCAGGAAACTAAACACCTCTCCACTTGTGATGTTAACCAGCTCCAGAGAATCTCTAGACAGCAATGCCAGCACATCCTCTCCCAGCACAGCACGCAGGCGTGCACCTGGTCTCCTGGAGAGAAGAGGCTCAGGCACACTTCTGCTGGATCACATCTCCCACACCAGGCCTGGCCACCTCCCCCCTCTTAACATAAACCCAAACCCTCCCATTCCCGATATCGGGGCTAGCAACAAGCCCTCCTCACCTCTGGCCACAGGTATTAGATCTATAGCTCCAGTAGCACCAAACACACCAAAGAGAGGTGGCCTCAAGTTGAAGAAGAAACTTGTGAGAAGGCACTCTATGCAAGTGGAACAGATGAAACAGCTTTCTGATTTTGAAGAGCATTAG
- the LOC101469393 gene encoding retinol dehydrogenase 13 isoform X2, translating to MAGGVCHSKARLDGKTVLITGANTGIGKETAVDMARRGARVILACRDMERANKAAEEVKKRSGNDSVIVRKLDLASLQSIRQLAKDVLASEERLDVLINNAGIMSCPKWKTEDGFEMQFGVNHLGHFLLTNCLLDLLKKSAPSRIVNVSSLAHERGQIHFDDINQDKDYRPWRSYAQSKLANVLFTKELANRLQGTGVTAYSLHPGVIRTELGRHFWPTVPLWKRVLYVPFVFFIKNPTEGAQTTIYCAVEESLQNESGLYYSDCAPKTAAPQGLDDEAAKKLWELSASVVGLT from the exons ATGGCAGGTGGTGTGTGTCACAGCAAAGCCCGCTTAGATGGAAAGACAGTCCTGATCACTGGAGCCAACACTGGGATTGGCAAAGAAACTGCTGTTGACATGGCTAGAAGAG GCGCGAGGGTTATTCTGGCTTGTAGGGACATGGAAAGAGCTAATAAAGCTGCAGAAGAAGTGAAAAAGAGAAGCGGAAATGACAGCGTGATTGTCAGAAAGTTGGATTTGGCATCTCTACAGTCAATACGCCAACTTGCCAAAGATGTCCTAGCAAGTGAGGAGCGCCTGGATGTTCTCATCAATAATGCAG GCATAATGAGCTGTCCAAAATGGAAGACTGAAGATGGCTTTGAAATGCAATTTGGTGTGAACCACCTGGGCCACTTCCTTTTAACGAACTGTCTGTTAGATCTCCTGAAGAAGTCAGCGCCGAGCCGCATTGTGAATGTCTCCAGCTTAGCGCATGAGAGAG GTCAAATCCATTTTGATGACATAAATCAGGACAAAGATTACCGGCCTTGGAGAAGCTACGCTCAAAGTAAACTAGCTAATGTCCTCTTTACAAAAGAGCTGGCCAACAGGCTGCAAG GTACTGGCGTAACAGCATATAGCCTCCACCCTGGAGTCATCCGCACCGAGCTTGGCCGACACTTCTGGCCCACAGTGCCCCTGTGGAAGAGGGTTTTGTATGTGCCCTTCGTGTTTTTCATCAAGAATCCGACAGAAGGAGCTCAGACCACCATCTACTGCGCTGTGGAGGAAAGCCTGCAAAATGAGAGTGGACTCTATTACAG CGACTGCGCCCCTAAAACAGCAGCCCCTCAGGGTCTGGATGATGAAGCTGCCAAGAAGCTGTGGGAGCTGAGTGCCTCTGTGGTCGGTCTGACATAG
- the LOC101469393 gene encoding retinol dehydrogenase 13 isoform X1, with protein sequence MRTSSAARSFVSQYPKTTALVTVAGVGLFGLKKWMAGGVCHSKARLDGKTVLITGANTGIGKETAVDMARRGARVILACRDMERANKAAEEVKKRSGNDSVIVRKLDLASLQSIRQLAKDVLASEERLDVLINNAGIMSCPKWKTEDGFEMQFGVNHLGHFLLTNCLLDLLKKSAPSRIVNVSSLAHERGQIHFDDINQDKDYRPWRSYAQSKLANVLFTKELANRLQGTGVTAYSLHPGVIRTELGRHFWPTVPLWKRVLYVPFVFFIKNPTEGAQTTIYCAVEESLQNESGLYYSDCAPKTAAPQGLDDEAAKKLWELSASVVGLT encoded by the exons ATGCGGACCTCCTCGGCTGCACGCTCATTTGTTTCCCAGTATCCTAAAACTACTGCATTGGTCACAGTAGCAG GAGTGGGACTTTTTGGTTTGAAGAAGTGGATGGCAGGTGGTGTGTGTCACAGCAAAGCCCGCTTAGATGGAAAGACAGTCCTGATCACTGGAGCCAACACTGGGATTGGCAAAGAAACTGCTGTTGACATGGCTAGAAGAG GCGCGAGGGTTATTCTGGCTTGTAGGGACATGGAAAGAGCTAATAAAGCTGCAGAAGAAGTGAAAAAGAGAAGCGGAAATGACAGCGTGATTGTCAGAAAGTTGGATTTGGCATCTCTACAGTCAATACGCCAACTTGCCAAAGATGTCCTAGCAAGTGAGGAGCGCCTGGATGTTCTCATCAATAATGCAG GCATAATGAGCTGTCCAAAATGGAAGACTGAAGATGGCTTTGAAATGCAATTTGGTGTGAACCACCTGGGCCACTTCCTTTTAACGAACTGTCTGTTAGATCTCCTGAAGAAGTCAGCGCCGAGCCGCATTGTGAATGTCTCCAGCTTAGCGCATGAGAGAG GTCAAATCCATTTTGATGACATAAATCAGGACAAAGATTACCGGCCTTGGAGAAGCTACGCTCAAAGTAAACTAGCTAATGTCCTCTTTACAAAAGAGCTGGCCAACAGGCTGCAAG GTACTGGCGTAACAGCATATAGCCTCCACCCTGGAGTCATCCGCACCGAGCTTGGCCGACACTTCTGGCCCACAGTGCCCCTGTGGAAGAGGGTTTTGTATGTGCCCTTCGTGTTTTTCATCAAGAATCCGACAGAAGGAGCTCAGACCACCATCTACTGCGCTGTGGAGGAAAGCCTGCAAAATGAGAGTGGACTCTATTACAG CGACTGCGCCCCTAAAACAGCAGCCCCTCAGGGTCTGGATGATGAAGCTGCCAAGAAGCTGTGGGAGCTGAGTGCCTCTGTGGTCGGTCTGACATAG